A region of Candidatus Diapherotrites archaeon DNA encodes the following proteins:
- the rpoB gene encoding DNA-directed RNA polymerase subunit B: MAEIGKVYINGRLIGFHESPEKLTQELIKSRRSGKISHLVNVALNRQTNEVYINTDSGRVQRPLIIVENGRPLLTDEHVRMAKEGKFSWNDLISKGIIEYLDSEEEENAFVAVSEDELSNEHTHLEIDASAVFSLITSMIPYLTHNMAGKALHGAKMFKQALGIPAINMNLRTDTEGFLLYYPQSHLVKTKVMDFIGVDKRPQNQNFVVAIMPFYSFNVLDALVLNEGSVERGLGRAAYYRTYDGTENRYPGGQKDKLEIPAEDVEGYLGEDAYKNLGEDGLVRVEAEVKEKEIIVGRTSPPRFLEEISEFGVVKEKRRESSVITRKGKPGYVDKVIVTESEDGNKLIKVKVRTEMSPERGDKFSSRHGQKGVIGGVIPEADMPFTAEGIKPDLIINPHSIPSRMTIGHLLEMIAGKAGSLKSKAIDGTAFNETPLEALEGMLSDYGFRSDGKEVFYDGVSGERLEGEIFVGVCGYRRLFHMVAHKMQSRSRGPVQILTRQPTEGKEKEGGLRFGEMEAETLVGHGAAMLLQEKLIESSDKTVEYVCERCGVLAVNDVIRNKRFCPLCDSARIYPIEMSYSFKLLLDELKALGVFPKLIIKDKV, translated from the coding sequence ATGGCGGAAATCGGAAAGGTTTACATCAACGGAAGGCTCATTGGTTTCCATGAGAGCCCTGAGAAACTGACGCAGGAGCTCATAAAGTCGAGGCGTTCCGGAAAAATCTCGCATCTCGTGAATGTTGCCTTGAACAGGCAGACGAACGAGGTTTACATCAACACCGATTCCGGAAGGGTGCAGAGGCCCCTCATTATTGTTGAGAACGGCAGGCCGTTGCTGACGGACGAGCACGTGCGCATGGCGAAGGAAGGCAAGTTTTCGTGGAACGACCTGATAAGCAAGGGCATAATAGAGTACCTTGACTCCGAAGAGGAGGAAAACGCTTTTGTCGCGGTTTCCGAGGACGAGCTTTCGAACGAGCACACGCATCTTGAGATTGACGCTTCCGCGGTTTTTTCGCTCATCACTTCCATGATCCCGTACCTTACGCATAACATGGCGGGCAAGGCATTGCACGGCGCAAAAATGTTCAAGCAGGCGCTTGGCATTCCGGCAATCAACATGAATTTGCGCACGGACACCGAGGGCTTTTTGCTTTACTATCCTCAGTCGCATCTTGTGAAAACGAAAGTCATGGATTTCATCGGCGTGGACAAGAGGCCGCAGAACCAGAACTTTGTCGTTGCGATCATGCCGTTTTACAGTTTCAATGTCTTGGACGCTCTTGTGCTGAACGAGGGCTCGGTTGAAAGGGGCCTCGGAAGGGCCGCATATTACAGGACGTACGACGGAACCGAGAACAGGTATCCGGGCGGGCAGAAGGACAAGCTTGAGATTCCGGCGGAAGACGTCGAAGGCTATCTTGGAGAGGATGCCTACAAGAATCTTGGAGAGGACGGCCTTGTGAGAGTTGAGGCAGAAGTCAAGGAAAAGGAAATAATCGTCGGAAGAACCTCGCCTCCAAGGTTTTTGGAGGAAATATCCGAGTTCGGCGTTGTCAAGGAAAAGAGAAGGGAAAGCTCCGTGATAACGCGCAAGGGCAAGCCGGGATATGTTGACAAAGTTATCGTGACTGAAAGCGAGGACGGCAACAAATTGATCAAGGTCAAGGTGAGGACCGAAATGTCTCCGGAGCGCGGTGACAAGTTTTCAAGCAGGCACGGCCAGAAAGGCGTCATCGGCGGGGTCATACCTGAAGCAGACATGCCGTTCACTGCCGAAGGCATAAAGCCGGATCTGATAATTAACCCGCATTCGATTCCTTCAAGGATGACGATCGGGCATTTGCTGGAAATGATTGCAGGCAAGGCCGGCTCATTGAAGTCGAAAGCGATTGATGGCACTGCGTTCAATGAAACCCCTTTGGAAGCGCTTGAAGGAATGCTGTCGGATTACGGTTTCAGGAGCGACGGCAAGGAAGTGTTTTACGACGGGGTTTCAGGCGAAAGGCTTGAAGGCGAAATTTTTGTGGGCGTATGCGGTTACAGGAGGCTGTTCCACATGGTCGCGCACAAGATGCAGTCCAGGTCGCGCGGGCCAGTGCAGATTCTGACAAGGCAGCCGACAGAAGGGAAAGAGAAGGAAGGCGGCCTGCGCTTCGGCGAAATGGAAGCCGAAACACTGGTTGGGCATGGCGCGGCCATGCTGCTGCAGGAAAAGCTCATTGAAAGCTCGGACAAGACCGTCGAATACGTCTGCGAAAGGTGCGGCGTGCTGGCAGTCAACGACGTCATCAGGAACAAGCGTTTCTGCCCTTTGTGCGACAGCGCGCGCATTTATCCGATTGAAATGAGTTACAGTTTCAAATTATTGCTTGACGAGCTGAAGGCTTTGGGAGTTTTCCCCAAGCTCATCATAAAGGACAAGGTTTGA
- a CDS encoding DNA-directed RNA polymerase subunit B'' produces MDKWPLIDSYFLNRSIAKMEVDSFNQFIEKKLPEIVSENGEIIPKIEEVKIELSDIEVLKPRIVEADGSPRLQFYPMEARIRNRTYSGPLYITMRLLRRDVEQDVKRTYIGEMPIMLKSNLCWLKDKSEDELVEMGEDPMDFGGYFIINGSEKALMTQEVLASDRVMISESVKGVISEVISTKGAFKGRVRISRKPDGLLSVTFPASPRKLKLFVLLRALGLKSDKEISSAFSDGVEIQNDVLLNLENCEITDEKEALDKIGKYVAPGQVIDYRLKRAQEVIDAFLLPHIGQAKESRLAKAYYLVMMAEKAVERTYNLRGEDDKDHYANKRLELSGKLMEHLFRYSFKYFIKDLRFQIDRTITRRRKLNISTIVRPGAVTERVRFAMSTGNWIGRSTGVSKFMDRVNFLSPLTDLRKVKSPLNKNRELYEARDVHGTHWGRLDGIETPDGPQCGLVKNLSLMVEVTTETDEKPIEEFLYGRGVKLKKL; encoded by the coding sequence ATGGATAAATGGCCCCTAATCGACTCTTATTTTCTGAACAGAAGCATCGCCAAGATGGAAGTCGACTCTTTCAACCAGTTCATTGAAAAGAAGCTTCCGGAAATCGTGTCGGAAAACGGCGAAATCATCCCGAAGATAGAGGAAGTCAAAATCGAATTGTCGGACATAGAAGTCTTGAAGCCGCGCATAGTCGAAGCTGACGGAAGCCCGAGACTGCAATTTTATCCAATGGAGGCCAGGATCAGGAACCGCACCTATTCCGGTCCGCTGTACATTACAATGAGGCTGCTCAGAAGGGACGTTGAACAGGATGTCAAGCGCACTTACATCGGCGAAATGCCGATAATGTTGAAGTCGAACCTCTGCTGGCTCAAGGACAAGAGCGAGGATGAATTGGTTGAAATGGGCGAGGACCCCATGGATTTCGGCGGCTATTTCATCATCAACGGTTCCGAGAAGGCTTTGATGACGCAGGAAGTGCTCGCGTCAGACAGGGTCATGATATCCGAAAGCGTGAAAGGCGTCATTTCGGAAGTCATTTCGACGAAGGGGGCGTTCAAGGGCAGGGTCAGGATTTCAAGGAAACCTGATGGGTTGCTGTCAGTAACATTCCCCGCTTCGCCGAGGAAGCTGAAGCTGTTCGTGCTTTTGAGGGCGCTTGGCCTCAAGTCCGACAAGGAAATTTCAAGCGCGTTCTCCGACGGCGTTGAAATCCAGAACGACGTGCTGTTGAACCTTGAGAACTGCGAGATAACCGACGAGAAAGAGGCTTTGGACAAGATCGGAAAGTATGTCGCGCCCGGACAGGTCATCGATTACAGGCTGAAGAGGGCGCAGGAAGTCATCGACGCTTTCCTTTTGCCGCACATCGGGCAGGCAAAGGAGTCGAGGCTTGCGAAAGCTTATTACCTTGTCATGATGGCCGAAAAAGCAGTTGAAAGGACTTACAATTTGCGCGGCGAGGACGACAAGGACCATTATGCCAACAAGCGCCTTGAATTGTCGGGCAAGCTCATGGAACATTTGTTCAGGTATTCTTTCAAGTATTTCATAAAGGATTTGAGGTTCCAGATCGACCGCACTATTACAAGGAGAAGGAAACTCAACATTTCAACGATTGTCAGGCCGGGCGCAGTGACAGAGCGCGTCAGGTTTGCCATGTCGACGGGCAACTGGATCGGCAGGTCGACGGGCGTTTCAAAGTTCATGGACAGGGTCAACTTCCTGTCGCCTCTCACGGATTTGAGGAAAGTCAAGAGTCCCCTGAACAAGAACCGCGAACTGTATGAAGCGCGCGACGTGCATGGCACGCACTGGGGCAGGCTTGACGGCATTGAGACGCCGGACGGCCCTCAATGCGGTTTGGTGAAGAACCTCTCGCTGATGGTTGAAGTCACGACCGAGACTGACGAAAAGCCGATTGAAGAGTTCCTGTACGGCAGAGGCGTCAAGCTGAAAAAGCTGTGA
- a CDS encoding DNA-directed RNA polymerase subunit H — protein MSFEPVRHFLVPEHFILPAEDVDRLLARLGTQAENLPQISKTDPAVKNLKPRKGDIIKIIRNSPTAGQAVYYRKVV, from the coding sequence TTGTCATTTGAGCCTGTAAGACATTTTCTGGTTCCGGAACACTTCATCCTGCCTGCGGAAGACGTGGACAGGCTGCTTGCCAGGCTCGGAACCCAGGCCGAAAACCTGCCGCAGATCAGCAAAACCGATCCGGCAGTGAAAAACCTCAAGCCCAGAAAGGGCGACATTATCAAGATAATAAGGAATTCCCCGACCGCGGGACAGGCGGTTTATTACAGGAAAGTTGTTTGA
- a CDS encoding mechanosensitive ion channel family protein, which produces MALDAFAVLLQFSSGFFSREYFGNAISQYVVFLAIVGISVLVAKAADYLIKNWFRRLADKSSNKFDDLVLDVIEKPLVLAIVIAGIFIGYHFLSFPDAIDGIFRNIIQILYILVGAWLAMRFVDALIKEYLEPLSAKTESKLDDQLIPILRKVVKAAILTIAFIIILSNFGYDVTALIAGLGIGGLAVAFAAQATIADAFGGLSIFTSKPFLVGDIVKTPDAFGTVEEVGLRYTRIRTFDKRIVVVPNSKVAGGVIENVSSEPARRIQLHLGLTYATPAKKIRQAKEIILKIIKSNPGCSKGAELAPQVTFSEFKDYSLDLWAIYFVDKDNWIEVQGQVNEAIREEFEDAKIEFAFPTQTIHLAKK; this is translated from the coding sequence ATGGCATTGGACGCTTTTGCGGTGCTTTTGCAGTTTTCCTCCGGTTTCTTCAGCCGGGAGTATTTCGGCAATGCGATTTCCCAGTACGTTGTCTTCCTGGCAATAGTCGGAATCTCGGTCCTTGTGGCGAAGGCCGCCGATTACCTGATCAAAAACTGGTTCCGCAGGCTTGCCGACAAAAGCTCGAACAAGTTCGACGATCTTGTTCTCGACGTCATTGAAAAGCCGCTTGTGCTGGCGATAGTCATTGCGGGCATTTTCATCGGCTACCATTTCCTTTCGTTTCCAGACGCGATTGACGGCATTTTCCGGAACATAATCCAGATTCTTTACATCCTCGTCGGCGCATGGCTTGCCATGCGGTTTGTCGACGCGCTCATAAAGGAATACCTCGAGCCGCTTTCCGCCAAAACAGAGTCAAAGCTTGACGACCAGCTCATCCCGATTCTGCGCAAGGTCGTCAAGGCGGCAATACTGACAATCGCGTTCATAATCATCCTGAGCAATTTCGGTTACGATGTCACCGCGCTCATAGCCGGCCTTGGAATAGGCGGCCTGGCAGTCGCGTTTGCCGCGCAGGCGACCATTGCCGATGCTTTCGGCGGCCTGTCCATTTTCACGTCAAAGCCGTTCCTTGTCGGAGACATAGTGAAAACTCCCGATGCGTTCGGCACAGTGGAGGAAGTCGGCCTGAGGTACACGCGCATCAGGACATTCGACAAGAGGATTGTGGTGGTTCCGAACAGCAAGGTCGCAGGCGGGGTCATTGAAAACGTTTCCTCCGAGCCGGCCCGCAGGATACAGCTGCACCTCGGCCTGACTTACGCGACGCCGGCAAAAAAAATCAGGCAGGCAAAGGAAATAATACTCAAAATAATCAAAAGCAACCCCGGCTGTTCAAAAGGCGCGGAACTTGCGCCGCAAGTCACATTCTCGGAATTCAAGGACTACAGTCTTGACCTCTGGGCAATCTATTTTGTTGACAAGGACAACTGGATTGAAGTGCAGGGCCAGGTCAACGAGGCGATAAGGGAAGAGTTCGAAGATGCGAAAATCGAGTTCGCGTTCCCGACTCAGACAATCCACTTGGCGAAAAAGTAG
- a CDS encoding nucleotidyltransferase domain-containing protein: MGGKTDKQIIAAFAHKVKKDFSDARIILFGSRAKGGALEESDYDFIIVSKKFEGTNFFSRMEKMYDYWNEKQQLESLCYTPEEFEEKARRIGIVSEAVATGKAIK; encoded by the coding sequence ATGGGCGGAAAAACAGATAAGCAAATAATCGCTGCATTCGCGCACAAAGTCAAAAAGGATTTCTCGGACGCCAGAATAATCCTTTTCGGTTCAAGGGCCAAAGGCGGGGCTTTGGAAGAATCCGACTATGATTTCATAATCGTCAGCAAGAAGTTTGAGGGGACCAATTTTTTCAGCAGAATGGAAAAAATGTACGATTACTGGAACGAAAAACAGCAGCTTGAAAGCCTGTGCTATACGCCCGAAGAATTCGAGGAAAAAGCCAGGCGGATAGGCATCGTCAGCGAGGCGGTGGCGACGGGAAAGGCGATAAAATGA
- a CDS encoding HEPN domain-containing protein, whose product MMRKEVLDWLNAAEDDLETAKILFSQDVYYACAFYCQQAAEKALKAIFILQKNKGTTLHNIIALAEELEAPEKIVSACRKINPHYVQTRYPDAANAIPKDAYSDEMAEELLENAKEVFEWAEKQISK is encoded by the coding sequence ATGATGCGCAAGGAAGTCCTAGACTGGCTTAACGCGGCGGAAGACGACCTCGAAACAGCAAAAATCCTTTTTTCGCAGGATGTCTATTACGCATGCGCGTTTTACTGCCAGCAGGCGGCTGAAAAGGCCTTGAAAGCTATTTTTATCCTGCAAAAGAACAAGGGCACGACACTGCACAATATTATTGCATTGGCCGAAGAGCTTGAAGCGCCGGAAAAAATCGTTTCAGCTTGCAGGAAAATCAATCCGCACTACGTGCAAACACGCTATCCGGATGCCGCAAACGCGATTCCAAAAGACGCTTACAGCGACGAAATGGCGGAAGAACTGCTTGAAAACGCAAAAGAGGTTTTTGAATGGGCGGAAAAACAGATAAGCAAATAA
- a CDS encoding flippase-like domain-containing protein, whose amino-acid sequence MKGLSKYLGLVGVALFAGIVLYFDPQKIIASLLRTNLLLFALGVLALLPLLFLKALKAQLLLKPVKGKISLAKSAEIWAIGFFFGLLSPGKVGDFLRAVYLNKETPRASRGQCLSAVFVERLLDMATLFLMAFAGLAAFSLAYNAGNAAFAALGAGFIAFVCAIFFISRKKFMAKVAKPFFGFLVPEKFKATFRESFHDFYEGMKSFGREKQVTLFVALLTIITWLAAIGQYYIIALAVHINVSYFFLLMVLPAAFLLESLPISFSGLGTREAILIFFLSFAGIPAQQAISFSLGVLATNLALGLLGLVLFNARQAQSGEKNFLAG is encoded by the coding sequence ATGAAAGGCCTTTCAAAATACCTCGGCTTGGTCGGCGTGGCGCTGTTTGCGGGAATTGTCCTTTACTTCGACCCGCAGAAAATCATTGCAAGCCTGCTCAGGACAAACCTTCTGCTGTTCGCCTTGGGCGTGCTGGCCTTGCTGCCACTGCTTTTTTTGAAGGCCTTGAAGGCGCAACTGCTTTTGAAGCCGGTGAAAGGAAAAATTTCCCTCGCCAAGTCGGCTGAAATCTGGGCAATCGGATTCTTTTTCGGATTGCTGAGCCCTGGCAAGGTCGGGGATTTCCTGCGCGCGGTTTATTTGAACAAGGAAACACCGCGCGCAAGCAGGGGCCAATGCCTTTCCGCGGTGTTCGTTGAAAGATTGCTTGACATGGCAACGCTTTTTTTGATGGCTTTTGCCGGGCTCGCGGCTTTTTCCCTGGCTTACAATGCCGGAAACGCGGCTTTCGCAGCGCTCGGTGCGGGGTTCATTGCATTTGTGTGCGCAATATTTTTCATTTCAAGGAAAAAGTTCATGGCGAAGGTTGCAAAGCCGTTCTTCGGGTTCTTGGTGCCCGAAAAATTCAAGGCGACATTCAGGGAAAGTTTTCACGACTTCTACGAAGGAATGAAAAGTTTCGGCAGGGAAAAGCAGGTCACGCTGTTTGTTGCATTGCTGACAATCATAACATGGCTTGCGGCAATAGGGCAATACTACATAATAGCGTTGGCCGTGCACATAAACGTTTCCTATTTTTTCCTGCTCATGGTCCTGCCTGCGGCTTTCCTGCTTGAATCTTTGCCCATTTCCTTTTCCGGCCTGGGCACAAGGGAGGCAATCCTCATATTTTTCCTGTCATTTGCCGGCATTCCCGCACAGCAGGCAATCTCGTTCTCGCTCGGAGTGCTGGCAACAAACCTCGCGCTCGGCCTGCTCGGCCTGGTGCTGTTCAATGCAAGGCAGGCGCAAAGCGGAGAAAAAAACTTTCTCGCGGGCTAA
- a CDS encoding NAD(P)/FAD-dependent oxidoreductase yields MAENVFDVAVIGSGPAGGSTALHCARLGLSVCVIEEHPAVGEPVHCGECLSELAVDRIGLKLPDSVISKRVEGIRVIFPNGKNSVVREKGFVLEKHKFERFIVGEAQAAGAKIFLNTRAEQFVKDTEGWRIQTSGGTFIAKTVVDASGPTSVFSQKTGINRKPETVIGVQVEMHGLVDQDLIDFFFSTKFAPHGYAWIIPKSGNRANVGIVTNEKGKAKAFLDGFIREMRLEDKKVTKTFGGLIPESGPVSKTCGERFALVGDAAGFTSPMFEGGTALSLMSGRLCAETIAKAAKQNDFSEKAFAEYSEKWRKEFPNYGSIIGGKKSLYTFDEKKLNEMGGIMPENLTSLTFSDKLLVGLRLLANPKLPKLKTIRVFSALQYSRAKSYGW; encoded by the coding sequence TTGGCTGAAAACGTTTTTGATGTCGCGGTCATAGGCTCGGGCCCGGCCGGAGGCTCAACTGCATTGCATTGCGCCAGGCTCGGCCTCAGTGTTTGCGTGATTGAAGAGCACCCCGCGGTTGGCGAACCCGTGCACTGCGGCGAATGCCTTTCCGAACTGGCGGTTGACAGGATCGGCCTGAAGCTGCCCGACAGCGTGATTTCAAAGCGCGTTGAAGGCATCCGCGTGATTTTTCCGAACGGAAAGAATTCCGTTGTGCGCGAAAAAGGCTTTGTGCTCGAAAAGCACAAGTTTGAAAGGTTCATTGTGGGCGAGGCGCAGGCAGCCGGCGCAAAAATCTTTTTGAACACGCGGGCGGAACAGTTCGTGAAAGACACGGAAGGATGGCGCATACAGACCAGCGGCGGAACATTCATTGCCAAAACCGTTGTCGATGCTTCCGGCCCGACGTCGGTTTTTTCGCAGAAAACCGGAATCAACAGGAAACCTGAAACAGTGATTGGCGTGCAGGTTGAAATGCACGGCCTGGTCGACCAGGATTTAATCGACTTCTTTTTTTCCACCAAATTCGCGCCGCACGGTTATGCCTGGATTATCCCGAAAAGCGGGAACAGGGCGAATGTCGGAATAGTTACGAATGAAAAGGGAAAAGCAAAGGCATTCCTTGACGGTTTCATCAGGGAAATGCGGCTCGAGGACAAGAAGGTGACAAAAACTTTCGGCGGGCTCATACCGGAATCCGGGCCGGTTTCGAAAACGTGCGGGGAAAGGTTTGCCTTGGTCGGAGATGCGGCAGGTTTTACGTCCCCGATGTTTGAAGGCGGCACGGCTCTTTCACTCATGTCAGGCAGGCTTTGCGCGGAAACGATTGCGAAGGCGGCGAAGCAAAACGATTTTTCGGAAAAGGCTTTCGCGGAATACTCTGAAAAATGGAGAAAGGAGTTCCCCAATTACGGTTCCATTATCGGCGGAAAGAAAAGCCTTTACACTTTCGACGAGAAAAAGCTGAACGAAATGGGCGGCATAATGCCGGAAAACCTGACAAGCCTGACGTTTTCGGACAAGCTGCTTGTCGGATTGAGGCTGCTGGCAAACCCAAAACTGCCAAAGCTCAAAACAATCCGCGTTTTCTCAGCCCTGCAGTATTCGCGCGCGAAAAGCTACGGCTGGTAA
- a CDS encoding DUF4139 domain-containing protein has protein sequence MVGKDFLENGFAKKLLAVIAVIFIVGVVALLFNPGMKETPQYRIGEYSKVVSSERPKAYLQAFAQEVQSLPDNAGLALTIYQGNLGLVNETREISLEKGLNLVNFSDVSQLIDTGTVLFNDLMFPETFVAEQNYDYDTASRQALLEKFVGETITVEVQGGAEAKSYTGKLLSHSDGIVLETQDGIVSLQNVSTVSFGQKPGLLTKPTLVLKVFAESSGNRKVNVSYLTGGLGWSADYVAKLNDDETAMDFSGNVTVSNSTGIDFRNASLTLLAGQLNLQGRNAYPVPMLAESKAADAAGGSAPGFSQANAFEYHTYTLDRKTDVLDKESKQISLLRAKSVAVQKEFVFEGNRYYYTGSDSDGANSVKVMVNFKNDEKSSLGMPLPAGTVRVYKADGSNAQFLGEDSITHTPKDEERKLFVGYAFDIAAQKTTVEQQNLPACSVQSYKVDIRNHKKEKITVKAIENAGGNAQITKANFEYVKKDAYTFEFSVPVEADSSASLEYTVKNCWS, from the coding sequence ATGGTTGGAAAGGATTTTCTGGAAAATGGTTTTGCGAAAAAGCTGCTGGCGGTCATCGCGGTCATTTTCATTGTCGGAGTGGTTGCATTGCTGTTCAACCCCGGAATGAAGGAAACACCGCAGTACAGGATAGGCGAGTATTCGAAGGTCGTTTCCTCGGAAAGGCCGAAAGCCTACCTGCAGGCGTTTGCACAGGAAGTCCAGAGCCTGCCGGACAATGCAGGCCTCGCGCTTACAATCTACCAGGGCAATCTCGGCCTGGTGAACGAGACAAGGGAGATTTCCCTTGAAAAGGGCCTGAATCTAGTGAACTTCAGCGACGTTTCACAGCTCATCGACACGGGCACGGTTTTGTTCAATGATCTCATGTTCCCTGAAACTTTCGTAGCGGAACAGAATTACGATTATGATACCGCGTCAAGGCAGGCTTTGCTGGAAAAATTTGTCGGCGAAACCATAACAGTTGAAGTGCAGGGCGGCGCGGAAGCGAAATCATACACCGGAAAGCTGCTGAGCCATTCCGACGGCATAGTCCTTGAAACTCAGGACGGCATAGTTTCATTGCAGAACGTTTCAACGGTTTCGTTCGGGCAGAAACCCGGTTTGCTGACAAAGCCCACGCTTGTGCTCAAAGTTTTCGCGGAAAGCTCCGGCAACAGGAAAGTCAATGTCAGCTATCTGACCGGCGGCCTCGGCTGGAGCGCGGACTACGTTGCAAAGCTCAATGATGACGAGACCGCAATGGACTTTTCTGGAAACGTGACTGTTTCAAACAGCACCGGCATTGATTTCAGGAATGCCTCGCTCACATTGCTTGCCGGACAACTGAATCTGCAGGGCAGAAACGCCTACCCTGTGCCCATGCTGGCAGAATCCAAGGCAGCGGATGCCGCAGGGGGAAGCGCGCCAGGCTTTTCGCAGGCCAACGCTTTCGAATACCATACTTACACGCTTGACCGGAAAACCGACGTTTTGGACAAGGAGTCGAAGCAGATTTCCCTGCTGCGCGCGAAAAGCGTTGCAGTGCAGAAGGAATTCGTCTTCGAGGGCAACCGCTACTATTATACGGGCAGCGATTCGGATGGCGCGAACAGCGTTAAAGTCATGGTCAACTTCAAGAACGACGAAAAAAGCAGTCTCGGAATGCCATTGCCTGCCGGCACTGTGAGGGTTTACAAGGCCGACGGAAGCAATGCGCAGTTCCTGGGCGAAGACAGCATAACTCATACTCCGAAAGACGAGGAAAGGAAGCTGTTTGTCGGCTATGCATTCGACATTGCCGCGCAAAAAACCACGGTTGAACAGCAGAACCTTCCGGCCTGCTCGGTGCAATCGTACAAGGTCGACATAAGGAACCACAAGAAAGAGAAGATTACAGTGAAGGCAATCGAGAACGCGGGCGGCAACGCGCAGATAACAAAGGCGAACTTCGAGTACGTGAAAAAGGACGCGTACACGTTCGAGTTCTCCGTGCCCGTTGAAGCGGACTCAAGCGCTTCGCTTGAATACACTGTGAAAAACTGCTGGTCTTAA
- a CDS encoding methyltransferase domain-containing protein yields the protein MPEISKQELKELRFFAKKKFSRAREMFFPSKAALEQATPEKVAFYRAGRLKAGIGVDLCCGIGMDAIALAKNCKRVFAFDNDAEAIECAKMNAKAYGCRNIEFIRADYRKADLKALKAEVVFADPSRRSAERREKDLHKTQPDTRELIEFAKKAGVEIVCVEVSHELALKDLPADCEKEFVSLEHEPNCVSLYFGKLKKAVVSAVVLPEGERIEGDGAQNSAPDEKLGGFLFELDEIVGKAGLKEKLLEALGGKAWGFNEKFLSADEELASAFFKNRFRVLETLENADESALVPALQRLGTGKVVLRGKFGQEEQLAMKKRIEEKLSGKEKLHAFFFGKKAAVCRNIDFKALGG from the coding sequence ATGCCGGAAATTTCAAAGCAGGAACTCAAGGAGTTGCGCTTTTTCGCAAAGAAAAAGTTTTCAAGGGCCAGGGAAATGTTTTTCCCTTCAAAAGCCGCATTGGAGCAGGCGACGCCGGAAAAGGTCGCGTTCTATCGCGCAGGCAGGCTGAAGGCAGGGATTGGCGTTGATTTGTGCTGCGGCATCGGCATGGACGCGATTGCCTTGGCTAAAAACTGCAAAAGGGTTTTCGCTTTCGACAACGATGCCGAGGCAATAGAGTGCGCAAAAATGAATGCCAAAGCATACGGGTGCAGAAACATTGAATTCATCCGCGCGGATTACAGGAAAGCCGACCTGAAGGCGCTGAAAGCGGAAGTCGTCTTCGCCGATCCTTCAAGGAGAAGCGCGGAGAGAAGGGAAAAGGATTTGCACAAGACACAGCCGGACACCCGCGAACTCATAGAGTTTGCGAAGAAAGCCGGGGTGGAAATCGTTTGCGTTGAGGTTTCGCATGAGCTTGCATTGAAGGATTTGCCTGCTGACTGTGAAAAGGAATTCGTTTCATTGGAGCACGAGCCGAACTGCGTAAGCCTTTATTTTGGCAAGCTCAAAAAAGCGGTGGTTTCCGCGGTCGTTTTGCCTGAAGGCGAAAGGATTGAAGGCGATGGCGCGCAAAACTCTGCCCCGGATGAAAAGCTCGGCGGTTTCCTGTTCGAACTGGATGAAATTGTCGGAAAGGCAGGCCTGAAGGAAAAACTGCTGGAAGCTCTGGGCGGAAAAGCATGGGGTTTCAACGAAAAGTTTTTGTCCGCAGACGAAGAGCTTGCAAGCGCGTTTTTCAAAAACAGGTTCAGGGTGCTTGAAACGCTGGAAAACGCGGATGAAAGCGCGCTTGTGCCCGCGCTCCAAAGGCTGGGCACTGGAAAGGTTGTTTTGCGCGGAAAGTTTGGCCAGGAAGAACAGCTTGCAATGAAAAAAAGGATAGAGGAAAAGCTGTCGGGAAAGGAAAAGCTGCACGCATTCTTTTTCGGCAAAAAAGCCGCGGTCTGCAGGAACATCGATTTCAAAGCGTTGGGCGGTTAG
- a CDS encoding type II toxin-antitoxin system HicB family antitoxin, with protein MICLARKFTVVVEKDQDGVFVASVPELPGCHTQADSLKELKANIKEAIEAYLESMEKDELPTTKFVGIREVEVAAK; from the coding sequence GTGATTTGTTTGGCGAGAAAGTTCACTGTTGTCGTTGAAAAGGACCAAGACGGCGTTTTTGTAGCATCGGTTCCGGAACTACCCGGATGCCATACGCAGGCAGACTCCCTGAAAGAGCTTAAGGCAAACATAAAGGAAGCGATTGAAGCCTATTTGGAATCCATGGAAAAGGATGAGCTTCCAACAACTAAATTCGTCGGAATCAGGGAAGTCGAGGTTGCGGCAAAGTGA
- a CDS encoding type II toxin-antitoxin system HicA family toxin, with the protein MTALRPVKPEQILKVAKLLGFELVHVRGSHHVFKNAAGKRITIPVHKGKLIGKGLLLKIIREDFGLTKEEFERLL; encoded by the coding sequence GTGACAGCGCTCAGGCCAGTGAAGCCTGAGCAAATACTGAAAGTCGCCAAGCTGCTCGGCTTTGAACTTGTGCATGTCAGAGGCTCCCACCACGTTTTCAAAAACGCGGCTGGCAAGCGGATAACTATTCCGGTCCACAAAGGCAAGCTTATTGGCAAGGGCCTGCTGTTGAAAATAATCAGGGAAGACTTCGGTCTGACGAAAGAAGAATTCGAACGCTTGTTGTGA